GGGACCGCTGCGCAGCTCGCGGCCGAGGAACAGGTTGGACGTCACGTCGAGGTTCTCGCACAGCGCGAGGTCCTGGAACACCGTCGCGATCCCGAGCTCGCGCGCCGCGGTCGCCGACGGGATGGTGACCTGCTCGCCGTCGATCTCGATGAGGCCCGTGTCGGGAGCGAGCACCCCGGAGATCATCTTCGCGAGCGTGGACTTGCCGGCGCCGTTGTCACCCACCAGGGCCACGATCTCGTGCGTGTGCACGTCGATGTCGACGTCGACGAGCGCCTCGACCGCGCTGAACCTCTTGGTGATGCCCCGCATCGAGAGCAGGGGGACGTCGCCGCTCATCTGTTCACCTGCTCCCCGTCGAGCACGCCCTGCGTGCAGTGAATGGCGCGCCTCGCCGCTCCGTCAAGTGTGCGCCCGGTCATGCCGGTCCCGTCGCGGTGCCGACGTCCTCGTCGGCGTCGACCCGCAACGGTACGTCGGTCGAGCGCAGCGCGAGGGCGAGTGCGCCGATCACCTCCGCGCGTGACCCGAGCGCCGCGGCGACGACCTCGAGCGGGACGAACGGGTTGAGACGGACCTTGCGACGTGCGGCCTCGCGCAGCGGGCGCAGCAGCACCTCCCCCGTGTCGGCGAGCTCGCCGCCGACGACGACGATCTGCGGGTTGACGGCCACCCCGAGCCCGGCGACGACGCGGCCGATCGCGGTGCCGGCGTCGGCGACGACCTGTGCGCAGCGCTGGTCGCCGTCGTTGGTGCGCTGGACGACGTCGCGCAGCGCGAGCGCCCCGTGGCTGTTCCGGAGGCGTCCGAGCAGGGCCTGCGCGCCGACGACCGTGTCGAGGCACCCGTCGTTGCCGCAGCGGCACGGCTCACCGGGGAACTCGACGGGGATGTGGCCGATCGCGCCGGCCGTGCCGCCCGCCCCGCGGTGCACGTGCCCGCCGATGACGATGCCGGCGCCGACCCCGTGCGACACGCGTACGTAGAGGGAGTCGCCGGCCTGCCGGGCGGCGCCGAGCGTGGACTCGGCGATCGCGCCGAGGTTGGCGTCGTTGTCGACGTAGACGGGGAGCCCGAGGCGCTTCGACAGCACCTGGCCGACGTGGACGTCGTCCCAGCCCGGCATGAGCCCGGCCACGGAGACCATGCCGGTCGACGAGTCGACCGGCACCGGCACGCCGACCCCGAGCCCGACGACGTCGTCGAGCGTCGCGCCGACCCGCTCGAGCAGGTCCACGACGAGGAGCGCCACGCGGTCGAGGCTCGTGTCGGCGCGGTGCCCTGCGGGCAGCGGGAGCGACTGCTCGGCGATGACCTCGTGCGTGAAGTCGCCCAGCACGACGCGCATGCTGCGGTGGCCGACCTGGACGCCGACCGCGAGACCCACGCGGCGGGCGAGCGTGACCATCTGGGCACGCCGCCCGCTGCGGGTGGTGTTGGCGGTGTCGACGACGCCCGCGGCGAGGAGCTCGCGGACGATCGTCGACACCGTGGCCTGCGACAGGCCGGTCGCGGTGGCGAGCTCGACCTGGGTGAGCCCGCCGTACCGCTTGACGGTCTCGACGACGAGGACGCGGTTGGCCTCGCGCAGGGACGACTGCGAGCCGGCTGCCGCTGCTCGCCTGCTCACGGGGCCAGAACCTACCGCGCCGTCGGGACCGTCAGGACGCTACTGCGTCCCGGCACGCCGCTTGTTGATCAGGTCGAAGGCCACCGCAAGCAGCAGCACGAGGCCCTTGATCGCCATCTGCCAGGACGGGTCGACCGACATGATCGACAGGCCCATGTTGAGCACGCCCATGATGAGCGCGCCGACGATCGCGCCGGAGATCCGGCCGATGCCGCCGGTGACCGCCGCGCCGCCGATGAAGCAGGCGGCGATCGCGTCGAGCTCGTAGTTCTGGCCGGCCGCAGCGATGGCCGCACCGGCACGGGCGGTCGTCACGACGGCCGCCGCACCGGCGAGCAGGCCCATGTTGACGAAGATCCAGAAGTCGACGCGCCGGGTGTTGACGCCCGAGAGGCCCGCCGCGAGACGGTTGCCGCCGATCGCGTAGATGTGCCGGCCGAACACCGTGCGTCCCATGAGGAACGTGTAGGCGACGACGAGGACACCGACGATGACGAGCACGATCGGGGTGCCGCCCGCGGAGAACGACAGGATCACCGTGAGGATGCCGATGCCGATCGCGACGAGCGCGAGCTTGGCGACGAACGCGCCCATCGGCTCGACGTACAGCTCGTGCTTGCGCAGCGACGACCGGGCCCGCAGCTGCGAGATGACGATCGCCACGATCGCGAGCGCCCCGATGACGAGCGTCACGACGTCCATGTTGTTGACGAACCCGAGGAAGTTCGGCAGCGAGCCCTTCGAGATCGCGATGAACTGCGAGGGCAGACCGGCGACGGTCTCACCGACGACGACGAGCGCGAGGCCGCGGAAGACGAGCATGCCCGCGAGGGTGACGATGAACGCGGGGATGCCGACGTACGCGACCCAGAACCCCTGCCAGACGCCGACGAGGCCACCGACCGCGAGGCCGATGAGGATCGCGACGACCCACGGCATGTCGAAGTCGCGCATGGTGACCGCGACGATGCCGCCGACGAACGCGACCACCGACCCGACGGACAGGTCGATGTGCCCGGCGACGATCACCATGACCATGCCGATGGCGAGGATCATGACGTACGCGTTCTGCTGGAACAGCGCCGCGACGTTGTTGGCGAGCAGCAGCTTGCCGTCGGTGAGCACCTGGAACAGCAGGACGATCACGACGAGCGCGCCGAAGATGCCGTACTGGCGAGCGTTCCCACCGAGGCCCTGCATGCGCTGCGACAGCGGCACGCGCGGCTGCGACCCGGGAGGGGCCGCCGGTGCGAGGTTGGTGTCCGTGGTCATCGGGCCGTCACGTCCTTCTCCATGGTCATGTACTGCATGAGGCGCTCCTGCGTGGCCTCGTCGCGGGCGACCTCACCCGTGACCCGGCCCTGGCTGAGCGCGTAGATGCGGTCGCAGATCCCGATCAGCTCCGGCAGCTCGGAGGAGATGACGATGACGCCCTTCCCCGCGTCCGCGAGCCGGTTGATGATCCCGTAGATCTCGTACTTCGCGCCCACGTCGATGCCGCGCGTGGGCTCGTCGAGGATGAGCACGTCCGGATCCGCGTAGATCCACTTGCTCAGCACGACCTTCTGCTGGTTGCCGCCGGACAGCTTGCCGACGAGCGCCGACACGGTCGGCGTCTTGATGTTGAGCTCCTTGCGGTACCGCTCGGCGACCTTCTCCTCCTGCCGACGGTCCACCACGCCGAGCCGCGCGAGCTTGCCGAGCGCGGACGCGGACACGTTGTGCTGGATCGTGTCGATGAGGTTGAGGCCGAACCGCTTGCGGTCCTCGGTCGCGTAGGCGATGCCGTGGCGGATCGCCGCGCCGACGTTCCGGAGGTCGATCTCCTTGCCGTCCTTGAAGACGCGGCCGCTGACGCGCGAGCCGTAGGAGCGACCGAAGAGGCTCATCGCGAGCTCGGTGCGTCCCGCGCCCATGAGGCCCGCGACGCCGACGATCTCGCCGCGGCGCACGGTGAGCGACGCGCTGTCGACGACCCGGCGGCTCTGGTCGATGGGGTGGTGGACGGTCCAGTCCTCGATGCGCAGGACCTCCTCGCCGATGTTCGGCGTGTGGTCCGGGAACCGGTTGTCGAGCGACCGCCCGACCATGCCCCGGATGATGCGCTCCTCGCTGACCTTCTCCTCGCCACGCATCTCGAGCGTCTCGATGGTCTTGCCGTCGCGGATGATCGTCGTGGTGTCGGCGATGGCCTCGATCTCGTTCAGCTTGTGGCTGATGATGATCGAGGTGATGCCGTGCTCACGGAGCCCGTCGATGAGGCCGAGCAGGTGCGCGGAGTCCTCGTCGTTCAGGGCGGCCGTCGGCTCGTCGAGGATGAGCAGCTTGACCTCCTTGGAGAGCGCCTTGGCGATCTCCACGAGCTGCTGCTTGCCGACGCCGATGTCGACGATCTTGGTGTCGGGACGCTCGTCGAGGCCCACGCGGGCGAGCAGCTTCGCGGCCTCGGAGTTGGTCTTGTTCCAGTCGACGACGCCGCGCTCCGCCTGCTCGTTGCCGAGGAAGATGTTCTCGGCGATCGACAGGAAGGGGCTCAGCGCGAGCTCCTGGTGGATGATGACGATGCCGTGGTGCTCGGAGTCCCGGATGCCCTTGAACTCCACGACCTCGCCGTCGAAGACGATGTCGCCCTCGTAGGTGCCGTGCGGGTAGACGCCCGAGAGCACCTTCATCAGCGTCGACTTGCCGGCGCCGTTCTCTCCGCAGATCGCGTGCACCTCGCCGCGGCTCACCGAGAGGTTCACGTCCTGCAGCGCGATCACGCCGGGGAACTTCTTGGTGATGCTCCGCATCTCGAGGATGTGGTCGGTGGTCATGTGCCCCTCGCTGGATGGTCCGTCACGGCCGTGCGGGCCGCCGGCGCGCGCGGTGCGCGCCGGCGGCCCGGCGGAGGGTCAGAGACCCAGGTCCTCGGCCTTGTAGAAGCCGGAGTCCACGAGCACCGACTCGACGGTGTCGGGCGTCACGACCTGCGGGTCGAGCAGGTAGGTCGGGACGACCTTCACGCCGTTGTCGTACGTCTCCTCGTCGTTGACGTCGACGGTCTCGCCCTCGACGATCTGGCCGACCATCTTGGCGACCTGGTCACCCAGCGCGCGGGTGTCCTTCCAGACCGTCATCGACTGCTTGTCGGCGAGCATGTTGAGCACGTTCGCCTGGTCGGCGTCCTGGCCGGTCAGCACGGGCCAGTCGGTGCCGGGCACGTAGCCGGCGCCCTCGAGGGCCTGGGCGATGCCCAGCGCGAGCGAGTCGTTCGGCGACAGGACGACGTTGACCTTCTGGCCGCCGCCGTAGAACGAGTTGAGGCGGTTCTCCATCTCGGCCTGGGCGGTGTCGGAGCCCCAGCCCTGGATGCCGATGGAGGCCCAGTCGTCGTTCGAGGCCGGCGCCTTGCCCGACGGGACGACGAGCTTGCCCTCCTCGACGTACGGGAGCAGGACGTCCCACGCGCCGGAGAAGAAGAACTTGGCGTTGTTGTCGTCCGGCGAGCCCGCGAACGGCTCGAGGTTGAACGGCCCCGCGGCGTTCTTGAGGTCGAGGGCCTCCTCGATGAACTGGCCCTGGAGCGTGCCGACCTTCTCGTTGTCGAACGTCGCGTAGTAGTCGACGTTCGGCGTGTCGTTGATGAGGCGGTCGTACGCGATGACGGTGATGTCCGCCGCCGCCGCGTCCTCGAGGACCGGCGCGAGGGCCGTGCCGTCGATCGACGCGATGACCAGGACGTCGGCGCCCTGGTTGATCATGTTCTGGATCTGCGTGATCTGCTGGTCGACCTTGTTGTCGGCGTACTGCAGCGTCGTCTCGTAGCCGGCGTCCTGCAGCAGCTCCTCGAGGTGCGAGCCGTCACGGTTCCACCGCTCGAGGCTCTTCGTCGGCATCGCGATGCCGATGAGGGTGTCCTCGGCGCTGCCGCCCGTCTCCTCGCCGCCCGACTCACGCTCCTGGCTGCAGGCCGAGAGTCCGACGATCAGGCCGGCCGTGGCGACGCCGACGGCCACCTTCCTCCATGCAAAAGACATCGTTGTCCGCTCCCTGGTTGCACCGTCCGGCCGCGTCGTCCGGGGCGTCTCTGCCCGTCGACACCCACGCGGACCACTGCTTGGCCCGCGCCGGTCGCGCGTCCGGTCATGTCGTTTGAATTCAAGACCCGAAGCCAAGCCTGGTGCAAGTTCCGTTACCAACCTGTGTCTTCCGGACACGTGGTTGCGCTCCCACGTACTCCGGGCGGGTTAACTTTGCGATGCGAAGGCATCGGGTGACCCGGGAAACCACGCCGGGACGAACGTCCCGGCGCACGAACGGGCAAGCGCTCACCGCGGACGCTCCCCTCGCGGGGCACGTTCTCGCGGTGAGCGCGAGCAGGTACGAAGGGGGCCCGGGGGCGGCGGGGTGACGCCGCGTCACGCCTCCACGGACTGCGAGCGGCGCCACCGGATGCCGGCCTCGACGAAGTCGTCGATGTCGCCGTCGAACACCGCGGCGGGGTTGCCGACCTCGTGCTCCGTCCGCAGGTCCTTGACCATCTGGTACGGCTGGAGGACGTACGAGCGCATCTGGTCGCCCCACGACGCCTTGATGTCGCCCGCGAGCTCCTTCTTCTTCGCATCCTCCTCGGCCTTGCGGACGAGCAGCAGGCGCGACTGGAGCACGCGCAGGGCCGCGGCGCGGTTCTGGATCTGCGACTTCTCGTTCTGCATCGACACGACGATGCCCGTCGGGATGTGGGTCATGCGCACCGCCGAGTCCGTCGTGTTGACCGACTGACCGCCCGGGCCCGACGAGCGGAACACGTCGACCTTGATCTCCGACTCGGGGATCTCGACCGAGTCCGTCCCCTCGATCAGCGGGATCACCTCGACCGCCGCGAACGACGTCTGGCGGCGCCCCTGGTTGTCGAACGGCGAGATGCGCACCAGGCGGTGCGTGCCCGCCTCGACCGACAGGTGCCCGAACGCGTACGGCGCCTTGACCTCGAACGTCGCCGACTTCAGGCCCGCCTCCTCGGCGTAGCTCGTGTCGAGGACCGTCGTCGGGTAGCCGTGCCGCTCCGCCCAGCGCAGGTACATCCGCAGCAGCATCTCCGCGAAGTCCGCCGCGTCGACACCACCGGCGCCCGCGCGGATCGTCACGACCGCCTCGCGCTGGTCGTACTCGCCGTTGAGCAGCGTGCGGACCTCGAGCTCCCCCAGGTCCTTGCGGATCGACGCGAGCTCGACCTCGGCCTCCGCGAGGCTGTCCGCGTCCTCCATCTCGACGCCGAGCTCCACGAGCGTCTCGAGGTCGTCGATCCGGCCGCCCAGCTTCGCGACGCGGTCGAGCTCGGCCTGCGCCGCGGACAGCGCGCTCGTCACCTTCTGCGCCGCGTCCGGGTCGTCCCACAGGTTCGGCGCGCTGGCCTGGTCCGACAGGTCGGCGATCTTCGCCTTGAGCGCGGTCGGGTCGCTCACCGCCTGGATGGACTCCAGCGTGGTGCGCAGCTCGCGGATCTCGGCGGGGAAGTCGGTGGTGGCCACGACCGTCCAGGCTACCCGGTGTCGTCCCCTAGCCTCGGACGGTGGCCATCAGGGTGAGCGCGTACGCCGTCGTCGTCGACCCGCGCGGGATGCTCCTGTCCCGGCTCTCCCCCATGGTCGGCGTCGGCCCGAAGTGGACCCTGCCCGGCGGCGGGATCGACCCGTACGAGGACCCCGCCGACGCCGCCGTCCGCGAGGTGCACGAGGAGACGGGGTACGAGATCGCGCTCGACGGGCTGCTCGGCCTCTCGTCGCTCGTCGTCGACCCGGCGCTCGCCCCCACGAACCTCCCCGTCAAGACGCACCTGCTGCGGGTCGTCTACCGCGCGCACGTCGTGGGCGGCGACCTGCGGCACGAGGTCGACGGGTCGACCGACCTCGCCGCGTGGCAGCCGCTCGACGCCGTCGACGACCTCTACCGCGTCGAGCTCGTCGACAAGGCCCGCCGCTTCGCCGGGCTCCTGCCCGACCCGGCCTGACGCCGAACGCCCGGGCGGCGCACCGCCGGCGGCGGCGCGCTCGACGTCACCCGTCCGCGCGCGCGTGTGGGTGGTCGGTTCGAACATGTGTTCGTGAGCGAGTCCACCGTCCGTCGCGCGGCGATCCTGCACGCCGACCTCGACGCCTTCTACGCGTCGGTCGAGCAGCGCGACGACCCGCGGCTGCGCGGCCACCCCGTCGCCGTGGGCGGCGGCGTCGTGCTCGCCTGCTCGTACGAGGCGAAGCGGCGTGGCGTGAAGACCGCGATGAGCGGCCGCCAGGCCCGTGCGCTGTGCCCCGACCTCATCGAGGTGCGGCCCCGCTTCGACGCCTATGTCGAGGCCAGCCGCGCGGTCTTCGAGCTCTTCCACGCGACGACCCCGCAAGTACAGGGCGTGTCGATCGACGAGGCCTTCCTCGACGTCGCCGGCCTGCACCGCATCGACGTCCCGCCCGTCGACATCGCCGCACGGCTGCGCCGTCAGGTGCGCGACGAGGTCGGCCTCCCGATCACCGTCGGCGTCGCGCGCACCCCGTTCCTCGCGAAGGTCGCGTCGCGCGTCGGCAAGCCCGACGGGCTCGTGCACGTCCCGCCCGACGGCGAGGACGCCTTCCTGCACCCGCTCCCCCTCGAGCTGCTCTGGGGCGTCGGCGAGGTCACCGCGGCGAAGCTGCACGGCTACGGCCTGCGGACCGCCGGTGACGTCGCGATGCTGCCCGAGTCCGTGCTCGTCGGCGCGCTCGGACCCGCCGCCGGGCGGCACCTGCACGCCGTCGTGCACGGCCGCACGCCCGCGCGCGTCGAGACCGGCCGTCGGCGCGGCTCCATCGGCGCTCAGCGCGCCCTCAGCCGCGGCCCGCACGACCCGGCGTTCGTGCACGCCGCGCTGCTCGGGCTCGTCGACCGCGTCGGTCGGCGGATGCGGGCCGCGCACCGCACCGCCCGCACCGTCGTCCTGCGGCTGCGGTTCGACGACTACACGCGCGCGACCCGCTCCCGCTCGTTCCCGCACGCGACCGCGTCCGGCACCGACCTCGCCGCCGCGGCGGTCGCGCTGCTCGACTCCGTCGCCCCGCTCGTCCGCGAACGCGGGCTCACCCTCGTCGGCGTGGCGCTGACCAACCTCGGGCCCGACGACGTCGTGCAGCCGCAGCTCCCGCTCGACGGGCCCGACCTCGGCACGCTGGACACGACGCTCGACGAGGTCGCCGACCGCTTCGGCAAGCGCACCGTGACGCGCGCGAGCCTGCTGCGCACCGGCGACGGCATCGCCGTCCCGCTCCTGCCCGACTGACCGGGGCCCGGACGTGGGACCGGGCGGTCACGCTGCACAGGCACGACCGTCCGGTCCGGACGCGGCAGGCGGGTCAGCTGGGCATGCTGCCGTCGGGCGTGCAGGTGATGACGAAGGAGATGTCCTTGTCGAAGTCGTGCACGGTGTCGTACGGGTCGGCGTCGACGACCGTGGAGGTCGTCCCCGTCTTCACGACGGCGAAGGCGGCTCCGTCCCCGACCGTCCGCGTCTTCGTGCCGTCGGAGAGCTCGACCTTGGTGCAGGTGTCGACGCCGTTCTCCCACGTGTCGGGGTGGTTCCACGACGGGTCGACCGGCTCTTCGCGGAGGCCGGCGAGGCGAGCAGGGCGAACGCGGTGCCGGCGAGCGCGGTGGCGGCCAGCGTGGTGGCGATGCGTGACATCTGCGTCTCCTTGTGGGTGTGCATGCCGAGGACCGCCGGGCTCTCCCCCTGCTCTTCTCGTCCGACTCGTCCGTTCGTGACGCTAGGCCGCGCTCCGAGGCGCGGGTAGCCGACGGAGGCGAGATCTCCCACTTCGCACCACGGTCGTCGGTCCCGACGGGCGCCCGTCACTCCGCGCGGGCGGACGACTCGGCCTCGACCCTCACACCGTCGGACCACGTCGACAGGACCCCGCCCACGACGGGCACCCGGACGACCGCGCCGAGCCGGACGTGCGCCGACCGCCCGTCCGGGCTCGTCGCCTCCAGCACACGCACCGTGGCGAACGGCTCCGTGGCCGACGGGTTCTCGCGCAGGTAGTCCTCGACCGCGGCGCGCACGCTCGCGTCCGACAGGTCGATCCCGCCGCGCGCGGGCTCGCCCTGACCCGCGCCGGGAGCGAAGTAGCCGGGGCTCGCGAGGGCGTCGGCCGCGTCGAGCGCGACGACGTCGGCGAGCGCGACGAGCCGCTTGCGGTCGAGGTGGACCGCGGTCGCTGCCGACACGACCAGCACGAGCAGGAGGGCGACGACGACGAAGCCCAGGGTCAGCAGGAGGACCTGCCCCTCGTCCTGCCCACCGGTGCGCCCCCGGGCCGCGACGCGCCCGGCGACGCGCGCCACGCCGCGCCGGACGGGCGCGCGCCGCGCGCGCCGTGGACCGACGCCGCGCCCGAGCTGCCCGTGCCACCGGTCCACGTCCTCCGCGCGAGCGCGGGTCGAGCGACCCCGCCCGCCCCGGGCGACCGCGGGTCCGCCCGCGTCGCCCGTCATCCGCGAGCCCGGTACGTGTCGACCGGCGCGACGCGCTCCGCGCTGACCGGGACCTCCAGCGGCACGACGTCCCGGACGACCGACGGCACGAACGGCAGGGGCACGACGACCTCGACGCGCGCCGTGACGCGCGAGCCCGGCTCCAGGCACGGGGTCGACGTGCACGTCAGCCGCAGCGCGTCCGCCGGGTCGTCGTCGAACCCCTGGTCCCGCAGCGCGACGCCCGCGGCGGCCGCCGCACGCGCGCCCGACTGCCGCGGGTCCTCCGCCGCGACCGCGGTCCTCGCCGCCTCGCGTGCGGCGCCCTCGACCGCGAAGGTCGCGGCCTGCAGCCGTCCGAGCACCAGCACCAGGTAGACGGTCGGCAGGAGCAGGACGAGCGCGACCCCGAGGAACTCGAGCACAGCGTTCCCGTCGTCCCGTCCACCGCCGCTCCGCAGCCGGGCCGCAATCCTGACTCGCGCGGCGGTGATCATCCGTCGACCCGCGCCCGCGCGTCGGCCCTCGGGCGGCGCGACCGTCGGCGGCCCTGTCACTGGTCCTCCGCGTACGCGTGGCCGCGGACGGTGAGCGCGCCGCCCGGCCCGACCAGCCCGACGACAGGGAGCGGCGCCGTGACGGTCACCTCGACGACCTCGACACCGTCGACGGTGGTGCGAGCCGCCTGCACGTCGCCCGCGTAGGCCGCGGACAGCGACTGGGTCACGAGGTCCCGGGTCCGCGCGACGGCATCGGCCGGCCGGTGGCCGTCGAGCGCGCCGTACCGCGCCCCCTCGGCGGCGCAGTCGACCAGCGTGTTCCGCACGTGCTGCACGAGCGCGAGCTGCACCACGGCGACGAACAGCACGGTCACGAGCGCCCCGACGAGGACGAAGTCGACCACCGCCGACCCTGCGTCCTCGCGCCCGGGCGGCGTGCCGACGGTCAGTCGCCCGTCACGCTCTTGAGCGCGTCGTCGAAGACCTGGCTCAGCGCGGGCTCGGCGACGAGCCACAACGCGGTCACGAGCCCCGCGGTCATCAGCGTGACCAGCACCCACCCCGGCACGTCGCCCCGGTCGTGGCCGGTCGCCACCGCGTCGGTCCAGCGCCGGACCACGCGCGCGGCGACGGCGCCCGGGAGCCGTCTGACCGCACCGCTCGCTCGCCGCGGCCGCGGGGTCGTCGTGCTCGGGTCGGTGTCCATGGGTGGTGTCTCCTCGGTGCTTCTCGTCGGGTCGGTGCTTCTCGTCGCGTCGGTGCTTCGCGGCGGGTCCGTGCTTCGCGGCGGGTCGGTGCTTCGCGGCGGGTCCGTGCTTCGCGGCGGGTCGGTGCTTCGCGGCGGATTGGTGCTCCTCGGCGGGCGGTCGCACGGACCACCCGGGGTCGGTGCCGGGGCGGCGTGCGGTCACAGCCCGACCCGCAGGACGAGCAGGGACGGGAAGACGGCGAACGCGACGGTGACGGGCAGGATGAGGAAGACGACCGGCACCATCATGGCGACCTCCTTGCGGCCGCCCGTCTCCATGAGGTCGCGACGGACCTCTTCGCGGACGTCCTGCGCCTGCGCGCGGAGCACCTCGGCGAGCGGGGTGCCGCGCTCAACGGCGACCGCGACCCCCTCGGCGAACCTCGCGAGCGCCGGCAGCCCGGTCCGGTCGGCGAGCCCGTCGAGCGCGGTGGTGAGGGGCGCGCCGGCCCGCGCGTCGGCGAGCGTGCGCTCGAGCTCGACGCTCAGCTCGCCGCGGGTGCTGCGGACGACGCGTTCGAGCGCGCCGGTCGCCCCCTCGCCTGCCCCGACCGCGAGCGCGAGGAGCTCGGCGATCGTCGGCATCTCCTGCAGCATGCGGCTCTCCCGCTCGGCGACCTGGCGCGACAGCATCCAGTCGCGGCCGAGCACGCCCGTCGCTCCGCAGAGGGCGACGAGGACGACGAGCACCACGACCGACGTGCCGCGGGTCGCCGCGAGCAGGAGCGCGAG
The sequence above is a segment of the Cellulomonas fimi genome. Coding sequences within it:
- a CDS encoding NUDIX hydrolase, with amino-acid sequence MAIRVSAYAVVVDPRGMLLSRLSPMVGVGPKWTLPGGGIDPYEDPADAAVREVHEETGYEIALDGLLGLSSLVVDPALAPTNLPVKTHLLRVVYRAHVVGGDLRHEVDGSTDLAAWQPLDAVDDLYRVELVDKARRFAGLLPDPA
- a CDS encoding pilus assembly protein TadG-related protein, producing MDRWHGQLGRGVGPRRARRAPVRRGVARVAGRVAARGRTGGQDEGQVLLLTLGFVVVALLLVLVVSAATAVHLDRKRLVALADVVALDAADALASPGYFAPGAGQGEPARGGIDLSDASVRAAVEDYLRENPSATEPFATVRVLEATSPDGRSAHVRLGAVVRVPVVGGVLSTWSDGVRVEAESSARAE
- a CDS encoding TadE family protein, whose product is MVDFVLVGALVTVLFVAVVQLALVQHVRNTLVDCAAEGARYGALDGHRPADAVARTRDLVTQSLSAAYAGDVQAARTTVDGVEVVEVTVTAPLPVVGLVGPGGALTVRGHAYAEDQ
- a CDS encoding pilus assembly protein, with the protein product MLEFLGVALVLLLPTVYLVLVLGRLQAATFAVEGAAREAARTAVAAEDPRQSGARAAAAAGVALRDQGFDDDPADALRLTCTSTPCLEPGSRVTARVEVVVPLPFVPSVVRDVVPLEVPVSAERVAPVDTYRARG
- the mmsA gene encoding multiple monosaccharide ABC transporter ATP-binding protein, producing the protein MTTDHILEMRSITKKFPGVIALQDVNLSVSRGEVHAICGENGAGKSTLMKVLSGVYPHGTYEGDIVFDGEVVEFKGIRDSEHHGIVIIHQELALSPFLSIAENIFLGNEQAERGVVDWNKTNSEAAKLLARVGLDERPDTKIVDIGVGKQQLVEIAKALSKEVKLLILDEPTAALNDEDSAHLLGLIDGLREHGITSIIISHKLNEIEAIADTTTIIRDGKTIETLEMRGEEKVSEERIIRGMVGRSLDNRFPDHTPNIGEEVLRIEDWTVHHPIDQSRRVVDSASLTVRRGEIVGVAGLMGAGRTELAMSLFGRSYGSRVSGRVFKDGKEIDLRNVGAAIRHGIAYATEDRKRFGLNLIDTIQHNVSASALGKLARLGVVDRRQEEKVAERYRKELNIKTPTVSALVGKLSGGNQQKVVLSKWIYADPDVLILDEPTRGIDVGAKYEIYGIINRLADAGKGVIVISSELPELIGICDRIYALSQGRVTGEVARDEATQERLMQYMTMEKDVTAR
- the dinB gene encoding DNA polymerase IV; this translates as MSESTVRRAAILHADLDAFYASVEQRDDPRLRGHPVAVGGGVVLACSYEAKRRGVKTAMSGRQARALCPDLIEVRPRFDAYVEASRAVFELFHATTPQVQGVSIDEAFLDVAGLHRIDVPPVDIAARLRRQVRDEVGLPITVGVARTPFLAKVASRVGKPDGLVHVPPDGEDAFLHPLPLELLWGVGEVTAAKLHGYGLRTAGDVAMLPESVLVGALGPAAGRHLHAVVHGRTPARVETGRRRGSIGAQRALSRGPHDPAFVHAALLGLVDRVGRRMRAAHRTARTVVLRLRFDDYTRATRSRSFPHATASGTDLAAAAVALLDSVAPLVRERGLTLVGVALTNLGPDDVVQPQLPLDGPDLGTLDTTLDEVADRFGKRTVTRASLLRTGDGIAVPLLPD
- the chvE gene encoding multiple monosaccharide ABC transporter substrate-binding protein, with protein sequence MSFAWRKVAVGVATAGLIVGLSACSQERESGGEETGGSAEDTLIGIAMPTKSLERWNRDGSHLEELLQDAGYETTLQYADNKVDQQITQIQNMINQGADVLVIASIDGTALAPVLEDAAAADITVIAYDRLINDTPNVDYYATFDNEKVGTLQGQFIEEALDLKNAAGPFNLEPFAGSPDDNNAKFFFSGAWDVLLPYVEEGKLVVPSGKAPASNDDWASIGIQGWGSDTAQAEMENRLNSFYGGGQKVNVVLSPNDSLALGIAQALEGAGYVPGTDWPVLTGQDADQANVLNMLADKQSMTVWKDTRALGDQVAKMVGQIVEGETVDVNDEETYDNGVKVVPTYLLDPQVVTPDTVESVLVDSGFYKAEDLGL
- the prfB gene encoding peptide chain release factor 2, which gives rise to MATTDFPAEIRELRTTLESIQAVSDPTALKAKIADLSDQASAPNLWDDPDAAQKVTSALSAAQAELDRVAKLGGRIDDLETLVELGVEMEDADSLAEAEVELASIRKDLGELEVRTLLNGEYDQREAVVTIRAGAGGVDAADFAEMLLRMYLRWAERHGYPTTVLDTSYAEEAGLKSATFEVKAPYAFGHLSVEAGTHRLVRISPFDNQGRRQTSFAAVEVIPLIEGTDSVEIPESEIKVDVFRSSGPGGQSVNTTDSAVRMTHIPTGIVVSMQNEKSQIQNRAAALRVLQSRLLLVRKAEEDAKKKELAGDIKASWGDQMRSYVLQPYQMVKDLRTEHEVGNPAAVFDGDIDDFVEAGIRWRRSQSVEA
- the mmsB gene encoding multiple monosaccharide ABC transporter permease, with the translated sequence MTTDTNLAPAAPPGSQPRVPLSQRMQGLGGNARQYGIFGALVVIVLLFQVLTDGKLLLANNVAALFQQNAYVMILAIGMVMVIVAGHIDLSVGSVVAFVGGIVAVTMRDFDMPWVVAILIGLAVGGLVGVWQGFWVAYVGIPAFIVTLAGMLVFRGLALVVVGETVAGLPSQFIAISKGSLPNFLGFVNNMDVVTLVIGALAIVAIVISQLRARSSLRKHELYVEPMGAFVAKLALVAIGIGILTVILSFSAGGTPIVLVIVGVLVVAYTFLMGRTVFGRHIYAIGGNRLAAGLSGVNTRRVDFWIFVNMGLLAGAAAVVTTARAGAAIAAAGQNYELDAIAACFIGGAAVTGGIGRISGAIVGALIMGVLNMGLSIMSVDPSWQMAIKGLVLLLAVAFDLINKRRAGTQ
- a CDS encoding ROK family transcriptional regulator; protein product: MSRRAAAAGSQSSLREANRVLVVETVKRYGGLTQVELATATGLSQATVSTIVRELLAAGVVDTANTTRSGRRAQMVTLARRVGLAVGVQVGHRSMRVVLGDFTHEVIAEQSLPLPAGHRADTSLDRVALLVVDLLERVGATLDDVVGLGVGVPVPVDSSTGMVSVAGLMPGWDDVHVGQVLSKRLGLPVYVDNDANLGAIAESTLGAARQAGDSLYVRVSHGVGAGIVIGGHVHRGAGGTAGAIGHIPVEFPGEPCRCGNDGCLDTVVGAQALLGRLRNSHGALALRDVVQRTNDGDQRCAQVVADAGTAIGRVVAGLGVAVNPQIVVVGGELADTGEVLLRPLREAARRKVRLNPFVPLEVVAAALGSRAEVIGALALALRSTDVPLRVDADEDVGTATGPA